The Ananas comosus cultivar F153 linkage group 7, ASM154086v1, whole genome shotgun sequence genome has a window encoding:
- the LOC109713238 gene encoding LOW QUALITY PROTEIN: cyclin-dependent kinase F-4-like (The sequence of the model RefSeq protein was modified relative to this genomic sequence to represent the inferred CDS: deleted 1 base in 1 codon), which produces MKHPNIVKLKEIIRENNTLYIVFEYMECNLYQLMKDRGKVFSEVEVRNWCFQIYQGLAYMHQRGYFHRDLMPENLLVSKEVIKIADFGLAKEVSSDPPYTEYVSTQWYRAPDVLLQSSIYDSAVDMWAMGAIMAELFTLRPLFPGSNEVDENYKICTVIGTPDVIGGDNSRHHKTRHNNYLNCCCR; this is translated from the exons ATGAAACATCCAAATATTGTGAAACTCAAGGAGATCATAAGAGAGAACAATACATTATACATTGTATTTGAATATATG GAATGCAATCTTTACCAGCTT ATGAAAGATAGAGGCAAGGTGTTTTCTGAGGTTGAAGTCCGTAATTGGTGCTTTCAGATATATCAGGGCCTTGCTTACATGCACCAACGGGGCTATTTTCACCGTGACCTTATGCCTG AGAACTTGTTGGTTAGCAAGGAAGTCATAAAGATTGCAGACTTTGGACTTGCTAAGGAAGTTTCTTCAGATCCGCCGTACACAGAATATGTCTCGACACAGTG GTATCGAGCTCCTGATGTCTTGCTTCAATCTTCCATTTATGACTCTGCTGTTG ATATGTGGGCAATGGGTGCGATCATGGCTGAGCTATTCACTCTCCGTCCTCTTTTTCCTGGTTCAAA TGAAGTGGATGAGAATTACAAAATCTGCACAGTCATTGGAACTCCCGATGTAATTGGTGGTGACAATAGTCGCCACCATAAAACTAGacataataattatctaaactGTTGTtgccgctaa